Proteins from a genomic interval of Micromonospora sp. NBC_00389:
- a CDS encoding GNAT family N-acetyltransferase, with protein MIETRVLTPDDWPTWRELRLAALTEAPDAFGSRLADWQGDGDRAERWRDRLTIPGSHNLVAVLGGRPVGMASGVPTPDPLVMELISMWVHPEARGRKVGHLLVDAVADWARESGADRLRLSVMPDNAAAKALYVRAGFGRTDELGDLLSDGVRREQVMLRPL; from the coding sequence ATGATCGAGACAAGGGTGCTCACCCCCGACGACTGGCCGACCTGGCGCGAGCTGCGGCTGGCCGCCCTCACCGAGGCGCCGGACGCGTTCGGCTCCCGGCTGGCCGACTGGCAGGGCGACGGCGACCGTGCGGAGCGCTGGCGCGACCGGCTGACCATCCCCGGCTCGCACAACCTCGTGGCCGTCCTGGGCGGACGGCCGGTCGGGATGGCCAGCGGCGTACCCACGCCAGACCCGCTCGTCATGGAGCTGATCTCGATGTGGGTGCACCCCGAGGCGCGCGGTCGGAAGGTCGGCCACCTCCTGGTGGACGCGGTGGCGGACTGGGCCCGCGAGAGCGGCGCCGACCGGCTACGCCTCAGCGTCATGCCGGACAACGCGGCGGCGAAGGCCCTCTACGTGCGCGCCGGCTTCGGCCGCACCGACGAACTCGGCGACCTCCTGTCCGACGGCGTACGCCGCGAACAGGTCATGCTCCGCCCGCTCTGA